The uncultured Paludibaculum sp. sequence CGCGCGCGTTTTGAGAAGCTGGATGCCGTTCTGAAGCAGCCGGTGTTGAAGAAACAGCTCTTCTCCTCGCCCGTCATTATCGAGTCGGTCGAACTGCTGCACCTCGACGGCGGCTATCTTTGCCGAGTTCGCTCGAAGGACGGGGCGGAAGGCATCTCGGTCGCACACAGCAGCATGAACACGCTGTTTCCCATCTTTCTGAAGAACGTGCAGCCCTTCTTCCTTGGGAAGGACGCGCGCGAACTGGACCTGATCCTGGAGAAGGTCTATGTCTTCGGATTCAACTTCCGGCTGGACGGGCTGGCCTTGGGGCTGCCGCTGGCCACGATCGAGTTCGCGATTCTCGAGATGCTGGGCCGCATGGCGAAGAAACCCGTGGGCGAGCTTATCGGTGAGATTCATAACCGCGAGGTTGGCGTATACATGGCCACGGAGTGGCGCGAGAAGCCCGTGGAGGAGTCGCTGAAGCTGATTCAGGGCGCTGTCGCCGAGTACGATGTACACGCGCTGAAGATCAAGATCGGCGGGCTGATGTTCATGACCACGGACATGTATGCCGTGGGGCCGCCCGGACGGACCGAGAGGATGATCCCGCTCATCCGCAAGACCTTCGGCGACAAGATGGCGCTCTATGCGGACTCCAACGGCTTCTACACGGTTCCGGAGGCCATCCGCGTCGGCAGGCTGCTGGAGGAATACAAGTATGTGTACTTCGAAGAGCCCGTGATGTTCGACTACATCGAGGACATCAAGGAAGTCGCGGACGCGCTCACTATCCCCATCGCCAATGGCGAGCAGGATCACAGCTTCCACGGCTTCCGGTGGCTGCTGGCGAACGACGGACTCGACATCGTCCAGCCGGACAACTATTACTTCGGCGGACTGATCCGGTCCATGAAGGTGGCGCGCATGGCGGCCGCGTTTGGCAAGACGATCGTGCCGCACATGTCGGGCGGTGGGCTGGGATTCCTCTACGACATTCAGTTCGTTTCGGCTGTGCCGAACGCGGGCGAGCATCACGAGTTCAAGTCGTTCAAGACGCACGTGCGGTTCGAGTGCAAGACATCGCCGCTGAAGGTGGTGGACGGCAAGATCAAGGTGCCGACAGGTCCTGGATTCGGGGCCGATCTCGATCCGGACTGGGTGAAGAAGCACCAGCCCGTGCGGCTGTGAGGCCGTCCGGCTCTCCCTAGCTCGGGTGCCCGGTTTGGTGGGCCAGGGTGATGATCTGGCGCAACCGCTTCCAGTCCGTTTCTGCGGCCACTGTGCAATCGGCGCCCAGGATGAACTGGCGCGGGGCGCTTTGGATCACTCGCTTGACCTCAGTGTCGATGGCTTGCGGCGCGCCGGAGGCGAGCAGGCCATGCCGGTCGAGGCCGCCCATATAGGGGCGCTTGAACATCCGAGCGATCTCGGGTAGCGGGAGTTGCTTGTCAGTGAGTTTCGGATTGCAGTTCACGACCTGACCGGGGTAGTCGAGCGTGGCGTCGTAACCAGCGTAAGGCGCGTTGTAGTCGCAGACGTGCAGGATGTTGAAGGGGCACTTCGCGCTGACCTCCTTCATCGCGACGAGGTCGAAGGGCTTCACGTAGTTCAGGAAGATCTTCGGATTCGCGAACTGCTTCGTCTCGGAGCCCTGCGTGGACATGTAGAAGCCATCGACGCCAGCCTGCACGCAGGCGCGCACGAAGAGCATCTGGCTCTCGGTGAGAATCTCCAGACCGCGCTTCACCGCCTCCGGATTCTCCTCGAGATGACGCCGCAGGACCGGCGCCGTGGCGCAATGGCCGGCGCACATGAAGGGCGAGTAGAGGGTCATCACAATCAAGGCGTCTTTTTTGGCGGCCTTGACCAGATCGCGGACCGTCTGGAGCTGGGCTTCGTAGAAGTCGAGTTTCTGGAGCTTCAGCTTCGACCAGTCGGCTGGCGTGTTGAGGTTTGGCTGACGGTCGTAGGTCTGCTCGAACTGGATCTTCACGAAATCCATGTCCGTGGCGCGGAAGAACTCGAGGTGCCGTTGGGCGGCGGCGGAACCGGTTTTGAAGTTCGGGCCGAAGTGGAGGAAGAAGGCCGCCGGCGTGTAGTGGGTGTCCGGCTTGCCCGCCAGCCACTGCAGCATGCGTTCGCGTTTGTTCGCCGGCCCGGCGGAGGGGGCGGCGAAACCACGTCCACCGGCGATGAGAGCGCCGGCGCCCAGAGGCGCGAGGCCGAGAAACTTGCGTCTGTGCATGTATGCAGAATACATCGACCGGCGCGGGGCCACGTGAGTGACGCTACTCGCCGCGGAGCACGAGTGCGGGATCGACACGCATCGCACGCCGCGCTGGCGCCAGGCTGGCGGCGAGAGCCACCACCAACAGGAGAGCGGCGACGCCAAGATAAACCCGGGGATCCTGCGGGTCGAGCGCGCCGCTGGCCGCCCGCAGAAGTGGCGTGACGGCATAGGCGGCGGGCACCCCGATGAGCAGGCCAAGGCCGGCCTGGCGGGCTCCGCCCTTGAGCACCATGCGGAAGACGGACTGATTGCTGGCGCCCAGAGCCAGACGGATTCCGATCTCGCGGACGCGCCGGGCGGCGGCATAGGCCATCACGCCGTAAGTCCCGACAGCGGCCAGCACCAACGCGATGAAGGCGAGGCCGAACAGGACCTTTGTGGTGGCACGCTCACCGGAGTTGCGAGTGAGCAGGAGTTCTTCCATGGTCTGTAGCCGGAAGAGCGGCTGATCACGGTCGACTTGCCAGACAGCAGACCGCATGGATCCGGGCGCACCCTGCCCCGCCTTCCGACTGCGGGCGACCAACGTCATGATGCGGTCGGCTGCCTGGGCGTGGGGGCGGTAGACTTCGGGCCGCGGGGGTTCGTTGATGCCCTCGTGCCGGACGTCACGTGCCACGCCGACCACGGTGAGCCAGGGTGCGGAATCCCTGGCCAGTTTCACGCGCCGGCCGACAGGATTGGGCTCCCGGGGCCAGCAGCGTTTGGCGAAAGTCTCGTTCACGATGATGACCGGCTTGGCTGCGGCTTGATCCTGCTCCGCGAAGTCGCGGCCGGCAACGAGCGGGATCCTCATGGTGTGGAAGTAGCCGGGACTGACGACCATGTCGCCAGCCGCCTGATCGCGATCTGCTTCCTGTGCGCCTTCCACACGCAACAAAAGGTACGTGCTGTCGCCGGACAGAGGCAGCGAGCGCACCAGGGCGGCGGATTCCAGCGATGCGTCGCGGCGCAGGTTCCGCAGGGTCTTGTCGTAGAAGTCGACGACCTGCGTGTCCTGGGGATAGCGCGCTTGCGGCAGCAGGACCTGGGCCACGGTGAGGTCGCCGGTGTCGAAGCCTGGGCTCATCGTCTGCTGCCGGATGAGGCTGCGGATCATCATCGTGCTCGCCGTGACCAGCACGAGGCACAGCGCCATCTCCGCGACGACGAGCGCATTGAGCGCGAAGTGACGGCCAGCGGAGGAGCCACGGCTGGCCGACTGCAGCATCGAGGCCAGATTGCCGCGCGTCAGCAGCCAGGCGGGCAGAAGGCCGAAGACAATCGCGCAGCCGATGGAAAGGGTCAGTCCGAACAGGAGAGCCGAGAGGTCGACGTGCGCCAACTCGAAGATTTGCATCTCGGGCGGAGCGATGCGCTTGAGAAGAGGCACGGTCCAGTAGGACGTGACCACTCCGACAAGGCCAGCCAGCAGCGAGACCAGCAGGCTCTCCGCCAACTGGAGCCGCACCAGCGCCGCACGTCCCGCACCAAGCGCGGAGCGGAGCGCCAGTTCGCGGGATCGCTGTGTGCCGCGGGCTAACTGAAGGCTGGCCACGTTGGCGCAGGCAATGAGTAATACGAATCCAACGGCTCCGAACATGGCGCCGGCCGAGGCGCGGGCCGACTTGGCGATGACCCGGTCCGTCAACGGACGGACGGCCCCGCGCCAGTGTTCTCCGTTCCTGGGATCCTCCTTCTCAATCCGCTCGGAGATGGAATTCACCTGGGCGTTGGCTTGGGCGATGGTGACACCTGGGCGGAGCCGGGCGATGGCACTCAAGCCGCGCCAACTTCGTACGCGCTGCGCCGGTTCAAGAGTGAGGGGCAGCCAGAGGTCGGATTTCCTGTAGAGAAAGTGAAAGGTCGCGGGCATGACACCGATGATGGTGTAGCTGCCGCCGTTCAGGCGGATCTCCCTGCCCAGCACGTCGGGCGCGCCACGGTAGAGGCCTTGCCACAGCGCATGAGAGATGACGGCCACGCGCGCCTCATTTTCCGGGCCTTCGGAGGAGGTGAAGACGCGGCCCATGGCGGGCGCGACTCCGAGGGTCGGAAAGAACTCCGGCGTCACCTGCATGGCGGGCAGGTGCTGTGGCTCGCCCTCACCACTGAAGGCCGCGGGACGCGAGGTGTAGGCGGCCATCGAGGCAATGCCCGCGGCGGCCCGCCAATCCCGCAGGTCCTGGATGCTGACGCCAGCCCGGCGGAAGCCCCTGGCGGCGTTGGTCTGGGGGACCTCGGCCAACTCGCTGGCATTTGGATAGGGCAGCGGCACCGACAACATCAGGCCAACGACGGAGAAGATGGCGACGTTGGCGCCGACGCCGAGGGAGAGGGCCAGGACCGCGACCAGTGTGAAGCCACGGTTTCGCGCCAGCATCCTGGCGGCAAGCCGGAAGTCCTGTAGGAGTGCCATCGAAATCAGATACGAAGGTCCGTTCCTTCGCGTTCCCTCCGAATTGGCACCAGTTGGATCTGCGTCTATCGCTGAATGCCCTGCCGGAAAACGTCCCAGCCCTTCTTGGGCCGCCCGTTCTTGTCGAACATCCCCAGGGTCTGCAGCATGCCTCGGAAAGCATCGTGGCCGGTCAGGCCATAGAACTTGGTGTATTGGTTGGCGTCCTGGTCGCTGAGATCCGCCAGGTTCATGAAGTTGA is a genomic window containing:
- a CDS encoding uroporphyrinogen decarboxylase family protein, with translation MHRRKFLGLAPLGAGALIAGGRGFAAPSAGPANKRERMLQWLAGKPDTHYTPAAFFLHFGPNFKTGSAAAQRHLEFFRATDMDFVKIQFEQTYDRQPNLNTPADWSKLKLQKLDFYEAQLQTVRDLVKAAKKDALIVMTLYSPFMCAGHCATAPVLRRHLEENPEAVKRGLEILTESQMLFVRACVQAGVDGFYMSTQGSETKQFANPKIFLNYVKPFDLVAMKEVSAKCPFNILHVCDYNAPYAGYDATLDYPGQVVNCNPKLTDKQLPLPEIARMFKRPYMGGLDRHGLLASGAPQAIDTEVKRVIQSAPRQFILGADCTVAAETDWKRLRQIITLAHQTGHPS
- a CDS encoding mandelate racemase/muconate lactonizing enzyme family protein, with translation MKADRRSFLSATVGGALASQTSGAAPTPAVRARFEKLDAVLKQPVLKKQLFSSPVIIESVELLHLDGGYLCRVRSKDGAEGISVAHSSMNTLFPIFLKNVQPFFLGKDARELDLILEKVYVFGFNFRLDGLALGLPLATIEFAILEMLGRMAKKPVGELIGEIHNREVGVYMATEWREKPVEESLKLIQGAVAEYDVHALKIKIGGLMFMTTDMYAVGPPGRTERMIPLIRKTFGDKMALYADSNGFYTVPEAIRVGRLLEEYKYVYFEEPVMFDYIEDIKEVADALTIPIANGEQDHSFHGFRWLLANDGLDIVQPDNYYFGGLIRSMKVARMAAAFGKTIVPHMSGGGLGFLYDIQFVSAVPNAGEHHEFKSFKTHVRFECKTSPLKVVDGKIKVPTGPGFGADLDPDWVKKHQPVRL
- a CDS encoding ABC transporter permease → MALLQDFRLAARMLARNRGFTLVAVLALSLGVGANVAIFSVVGLMLSVPLPYPNASELAEVPQTNAARGFRRAGVSIQDLRDWRAAAGIASMAAYTSRPAAFSGEGEPQHLPAMQVTPEFFPTLGVAPAMGRVFTSSEGPENEARVAVISHALWQGLYRGAPDVLGREIRLNGGSYTIIGVMPATFHFLYRKSDLWLPLTLEPAQRVRSWRGLSAIARLRPGVTIAQANAQVNSISERIEKEDPRNGEHWRGAVRPLTDRVIAKSARASAGAMFGAVGFVLLIACANVASLQLARGTQRSRELALRSALGAGRAALVRLQLAESLLVSLLAGLVGVVTSYWTVPLLKRIAPPEMQIFELAHVDLSALLFGLTLSIGCAIVFGLLPAWLLTRGNLASMLQSASRGSSAGRHFALNALVVAEMALCLVLVTASTMMIRSLIRQQTMSPGFDTGDLTVAQVLLPQARYPQDTQVVDFYDKTLRNLRRDASLESAALVRSLPLSGDSTYLLLRVEGAQEADRDQAAGDMVVSPGYFHTMRIPLVAGRDFAEQDQAAAKPVIIVNETFAKRCWPREPNPVGRRVKLARDSAPWLTVVGVARDVRHEGINEPPRPEVYRPHAQAADRIMTLVARSRKAGQGAPGSMRSAVWQVDRDQPLFRLQTMEELLLTRNSGERATTKVLFGLAFIALVLAAVGTYGVMAYAAARRVREIGIRLALGASNQSVFRMVLKGGARQAGLGLLIGVPAAYAVTPLLRAASGALDPQDPRVYLGVAALLLVVALAASLAPARRAMRVDPALVLRGE